One window from the genome of Bacillus kexueae encodes:
- a CDS encoding ABC transporter ATP-binding protein, with translation MKITIQSKEETQKRRDRETILEVQNLKKYFPIKSGVLQRTSGYIKAVDGIDLSIYKGETIGIVGESGCGKSTFGRTIIRLYEPTEGQILFKGQNISHLSEAELRKNVRKNIQMIFQDPYASLNPRKTLKSIIQEPIQTHRLYSGKERTEKIQELLEKVGLSGTYMNRYPHEFSGGQRQRIGIARALALNPDVIIADEAVSALDVSIQAQIINLMQDLQAEFDLTYVFISHDLSVVRHISDRVGVLYLGKMMEIAPKHSLFEEPLHPYSQALLSAVPVPRKRGQKKRERILLKGELPSPSNPPSGCVFHTRCPMATDQCKVEKPAFKEAKPNHFVACHLY, from the coding sequence ATGAAAATTACCATTCAATCTAAAGAAGAGACGCAAAAACGGCGGGACCGTGAAACCATACTTGAAGTTCAAAATCTAAAAAAATATTTCCCAATTAAATCTGGTGTTTTGCAACGAACATCGGGGTATATAAAAGCGGTGGATGGCATCGATTTATCCATTTATAAAGGGGAAACAATCGGCATTGTTGGAGAGTCTGGCTGTGGAAAATCAACGTTTGGTCGTACCATCATTCGCCTATACGAACCGACAGAAGGACAGATTCTTTTTAAAGGGCAAAACATCAGTCATTTAAGTGAAGCAGAATTACGTAAAAACGTCCGCAAAAATATTCAAATGATCTTCCAAGACCCTTACGCATCTTTGAATCCTCGTAAAACACTCAAAAGTATCATCCAAGAACCGATACAAACACATCGACTATATAGCGGGAAAGAAAGAACTGAAAAAATACAAGAGCTTTTAGAGAAGGTGGGCTTAAGCGGTACCTATATGAATCGCTATCCACATGAATTTTCTGGTGGGCAGCGCCAGCGTATTGGAATCGCCCGTGCTTTAGCGTTAAATCCTGACGTCATTATTGCTGATGAAGCTGTATCTGCCTTGGATGTTTCCATACAAGCGCAAATCATTAACTTAATGCAAGATTTACAAGCTGAATTCGACTTAACGTACGTATTTATCTCACACGATTTAAGTGTCGTTCGTCACATTAGCGACCGTGTCGGTGTGCTGTATTTAGGCAAGATGATGGAGATTGCGCCGAAGCATTCTTTATTTGAAGAACCGCTTCACCCATATTCACAAGCACTTTTATCAGCAGTCCCAGTTCCGAGAAAAAGAGGACAGAAGAAGCGTGAACGAATTCTATTAAAAGGGGAATTGCCAAGTCCAAGCAATCCACCGTCAGGCTGTGTGTTCCATACGAGATGCCCAATGGCAACGGATCAATGTAAAGTAGAAAAACCAGCTTTTAAAGAGGCAAAACCGAATCATTTCGTTGCCTGTCATCTATATTAA
- a CDS encoding ABC transporter ATP-binding protein: MTTLLEVKNLKTSFFKKKNEVKAVDGVDIVIKKGETVALVGESGSGKSITSLSIMGLVPTPGGKIVGGQILLEGKDLTTLSEKEMCRIRGNEISMIFQEPMTSLNPVLTIGEQITEVIIYHQKLSKKEAEQKAIELLKLVGFSRADEIIHEYPHRLSGGMRQRVMIAMAMSCNPKLLIADEPTTALDVTIQAQILELMKGLSDQFDTSILLITHDLGVVSEVAERVVVMYCGQVVEEAHVDDLFDEPLHPYTEGLIQSIPSIEGEIERLQNIEGNVPTPDQLPKGCRFAPRCSKAFGRCFEEAPQLIEKDGRAVRCFLHEGKENEKHENYHSI; the protein is encoded by the coding sequence ATGACAACCCTATTGGAAGTGAAGAATTTAAAAACATCTTTTTTCAAAAAAAAGAATGAAGTGAAAGCAGTAGATGGTGTCGATATCGTCATTAAAAAGGGAGAGACGGTTGCTCTTGTAGGAGAGTCTGGATCAGGAAAAAGCATCACGTCCCTATCCATCATGGGACTAGTTCCTACTCCAGGAGGAAAAATTGTCGGTGGACAGATTTTGTTGGAGGGGAAGGATTTAACTACGCTAAGCGAAAAGGAAATGTGCCGCATTCGTGGCAATGAAATATCGATGATTTTCCAAGAACCGATGACGTCCTTAAATCCGGTCTTAACGATTGGTGAACAAATAACGGAGGTTATTATTTATCACCAGAAGCTTTCCAAAAAAGAGGCGGAGCAAAAAGCGATTGAACTATTAAAGCTTGTTGGCTTCTCCCGAGCAGATGAAATCATTCATGAATATCCACATCGATTATCTGGTGGAATGAGGCAACGTGTCATGATTGCAATGGCGATGAGCTGTAATCCGAAGCTACTCATTGCAGATGAGCCGACAACAGCCCTTGATGTGACAATTCAAGCGCAAATTCTAGAGTTAATGAAAGGATTAAGCGATCAGTTTGATACGTCTATTCTTCTCATTACTCATGATTTAGGAGTTGTGTCAGAAGTAGCTGAGCGCGTCGTCGTTATGTATTGTGGACAAGTTGTAGAAGAAGCGCATGTCGACGATTTGTTTGATGAACCGCTTCACCCATATACGGAAGGGCTTATCCAATCGATTCCGAGCATCGAAGGGGAAATTGAACGACTACAAAATATTGAAGGCAACGTTCCAACACCCGACCAACTACCGAAAGGATGTCGCTTTGCTCCCCGTTGCTCCAAAGCATTTGGCCGCTGCTTTGAAGAAGCACCTCAGTTAATTGAAAAAGATGGACGAGCTGTCCGTTGTTTTTTACATGAAGGTAAGGAGAATGAGAAACATGAAAATTACCATTCAATCTAA
- a CDS encoding DUF2268 domain-containing protein, with the protein MGVILTKDWLQKETNPIKICSKLKGYFPPLPAEAIHQHLVRFGMARSIRKNTVKQMIEKKLWEKVERIYRTLKKEWKGPDIPIFIFPVEASNGILSVDFNGRSGLSFSDKLFLFLSPTVTEKALEAVLMHEYHHVCRLYHHDKDEEEYTLLDTIILEGLAEYVVQERLGEDALTHWMTKYPPSQLRRWWEKWVKDDQNIKLDEEKYIQILYGKGFYPNMLGYALGYEMVKTFYQKNKRAIADTFTISAKTIAQTYETQGDS; encoded by the coding sequence GTGGGTGTAATCCTTACAAAGGACTGGCTCCAAAAAGAGACAAATCCGATCAAAATATGTTCAAAGTTAAAAGGCTATTTTCCGCCGTTACCTGCAGAAGCGATTCATCAACATCTCGTTCGGTTTGGAATGGCACGGTCCATCCGGAAAAATACAGTAAAACAAATGATTGAAAAGAAACTGTGGGAGAAAGTGGAACGAATTTATAGGACGTTAAAAAAAGAATGGAAGGGACCTGATATTCCGATTTTTATTTTTCCTGTGGAAGCGTCAAATGGGATATTGTCTGTCGATTTTAACGGAAGGTCTGGTCTTTCATTTTCTGATAAGTTGTTTTTATTTTTGTCACCGACTGTGACTGAAAAGGCGCTTGAAGCGGTATTGATGCATGAATATCATCATGTTTGCCGCCTTTATCATCATGATAAAGATGAAGAGGAATACACATTACTTGACACCATCATTTTAGAGGGACTAGCGGAATATGTTGTTCAAGAACGGTTGGGAGAGGATGCATTAACCCATTGGATGACGAAATATCCGCCAAGTCAGCTAAGGCGATGGTGGGAGAAGTGGGTAAAGGACGACCAAAACATAAAGCTGGATGAAGAGAAGTATATTCAAATCTTGTATGGGAAGGGCTTTTATCCGAATATGCTTGGGTATGCACTCGGGTATGAAATGGTGAAAACGTTTTATCAAAAAAACAAAAGAGCCATCGCAGATACCTTCACTATAAGTGCTAAAACGATTGCGCAAACCTATGAAACACAGGGCGATTCTTAA
- a CDS encoding DUF3221 domain-containing protein has translation MLKKLFLFVLLMVTAACSQFKEEEWIGIRGTIQSIDGNEIHVVGEIEEDTDYDNAFVTITDDTLIETKDSETQLDNEELKEGNLVEVIFEGGVQESYPVQGSAKVVRILE, from the coding sequence ATGTTGAAAAAGCTATTCTTATTTGTATTATTGATGGTAACCGCTGCATGTTCACAATTCAAAGAAGAAGAGTGGATTGGTATACGTGGGACAATCCAATCCATCGATGGGAATGAGATTCACGTAGTAGGAGAGATTGAAGAAGATACAGATTATGATAATGCCTTCGTCACGATAACAGATGACACACTCATTGAAACTAAGGATTCCGAAACGCAATTGGATAACGAAGAATTAAAAGAAGGAAACCTAGTTGAAGTCATCTTTGAAGGAGGCGTTCAAGAGTCTTATCCAGTACAAGGTTCGGCCAAAGTGGTTCGCATATTAGAATAA
- the fabF gene encoding beta-ketoacyl-ACP synthase II — MSKRRVVVTGLGAVTPIGLDAKTSWENALKGVSGIGELTRVNKDDYPAKVAAEINDFNPENFMDKKEARKMDRFTQYALASSMMAVKDANLEITDENAHRVGVWIGSGIGGMETFEQQFETFLNKGARRVSPFFVPMMIPDMATGQVSIALGAKGVNSCTVTACATGTNSIGDAYKAIERGDADVMITGGSEAPLTKMSFAGFSSAKALTTNPDPKTASRPFDQNRDGFVMGEGAGILVLEELEHALARGAHIYAEIVGYGSTGDAHHITAPAPGGEGGARAMKMAIENAGLKPEDVDYINAHGTSTEYNDKYETAAIKEVFGEHAYNLTVSSTKSMTGHLLGAAGGVEAIFTVMSIKDGIIPPTINYETPDPDCDLDYAPNEAKKKDVRVAMSNSLGFGGHNATIVFKRYE, encoded by the coding sequence ATGTCAAAACGTAGAGTAGTAGTAACAGGTCTTGGGGCCGTAACCCCAATTGGATTAGATGCAAAAACATCATGGGAAAACGCGTTAAAAGGTGTATCTGGAATTGGAGAATTAACACGTGTAAACAAGGATGATTATCCGGCTAAAGTGGCCGCAGAAATTAATGACTTCAATCCTGAAAACTTCATGGATAAAAAAGAAGCTCGCAAAATGGATCGCTTCACACAATACGCTTTAGCATCTTCAATGATGGCTGTGAAAGACGCAAACTTAGAAATTACAGACGAGAATGCGCATCGTGTTGGTGTTTGGATTGGTTCTGGAATCGGTGGCATGGAAACGTTCGAACAACAATTTGAAACGTTCTTAAATAAAGGTGCACGCCGTGTAAGTCCGTTCTTCGTACCAATGATGATTCCAGATATGGCAACCGGGCAAGTATCCATCGCTCTTGGTGCAAAAGGGGTAAACTCTTGTACGGTAACAGCTTGTGCAACTGGTACAAACTCCATTGGTGACGCCTATAAAGCGATTGAGCGTGGCGATGCTGACGTTATGATTACAGGTGGTTCAGAAGCGCCATTAACGAAAATGTCCTTCGCTGGATTCAGTTCTGCAAAAGCGTTAACGACAAATCCAGATCCAAAAACAGCGAGCCGTCCATTCGATCAAAACCGCGACGGATTTGTAATGGGTGAAGGTGCCGGAATTTTAGTGTTGGAAGAGCTTGAACATGCGTTAGCTCGCGGAGCGCATATTTATGCTGAAATCGTTGGATACGGTTCAACAGGTGATGCGCATCACATTACAGCACCAGCTCCAGGCGGAGAAGGTGGTGCACGTGCGATGAAAATGGCGATTGAAAATGCTGGTTTAAAACCAGAAGATGTTGACTACATTAACGCGCACGGTACAAGTACGGAATACAACGATAAATATGAAACAGCTGCCATTAAAGAAGTGTTTGGTGAGCATGCTTACAACCTTACAGTTAGTTCAACGAAGTCGATGACTGGACACCTTCTAGGTGCAGCTGGTGGTGTGGAAGCTATCTTTACGGTAATGTCTATTAAAGATGGAATCATCCCGCCAACCATCAATTACGAAACACCAGACCCAGACTGTGACTTAGACTATGCGCCAAATGAAGCGAAGAAAAAAGACGTTCGTGTAGCGATGAGTAACTCTCTAGGTTTCGGTGGTCATAACGCTACTATCGTATTTAAACGTTACGAATAA
- a CDS encoding beta-ketoacyl-ACP synthase III, with protein sequence MKAGVIGIGRYAPENVVTNKDLEKVMDTSDEWIRTRTGIEERRLAPDGIDTSDLGYKAAQEAIKDAGITPEEIDMILVATVTPDQPFPSVACMLQEKLGATKAAAMDISAACAGFMYGMVTAKQFIESGAYKNILIVGVEKLSKILNWDDRTTAVLFGDGAGAVVMGPVSEGKGILSFELGADGTGGKHLYQDEYVIMNGREVFKFAVRQMGESSINVLEKAGLSKDDVDFLIPHQANIRIMESARQRLELPEEKMSKTVHKYGNTSAASIPISLYEEVKAGKIKDGDLVVMVGFGGGLTWGAIALRWGK encoded by the coding sequence ATGAAGGCTGGAGTAATTGGAATCGGTCGTTATGCACCTGAGAATGTCGTTACAAATAAAGATTTAGAAAAAGTAATGGATACTTCTGATGAATGGATTCGTACGCGAACGGGGATTGAAGAACGTCGCCTTGCGCCGGATGGTATTGATACATCGGACTTAGGGTATAAAGCGGCGCAAGAAGCCATTAAAGATGCGGGCATTACGCCTGAAGAAATCGACATGATCTTAGTGGCGACTGTCACACCCGATCAACCATTCCCATCTGTTGCATGCATGCTTCAAGAAAAACTTGGTGCGACAAAAGCAGCGGCAATGGATATTAGTGCGGCTTGTGCTGGATTTATGTACGGCATGGTTACCGCGAAGCAATTCATTGAGTCAGGAGCTTATAAAAATATCCTCATCGTAGGAGTTGAGAAGCTTTCAAAAATATTAAATTGGGACGACCGTACGACAGCTGTGTTATTCGGTGATGGTGCAGGTGCCGTTGTAATGGGACCAGTAAGCGAAGGAAAAGGAATTCTATCCTTCGAGCTTGGGGCTGATGGCACGGGAGGAAAACATCTATACCAAGACGAATATGTCATTATGAACGGACGTGAAGTCTTTAAATTTGCTGTTCGTCAAATGGGGGAATCAAGCATTAATGTGTTAGAAAAGGCTGGATTGTCCAAAGATGATGTCGACTTCCTTATTCCACACCAAGCGAATATTCGCATTATGGAATCAGCTCGCCAACGTTTAGAGCTTCCGGAAGAGAAGATGTCTAAAACGGTTCATAAGTACGGAAACACTTCTGCAGCGTCCATCCCAATCTCTTTATACGAAGAGGTGAAGGCTGGGAAGATCAAAGATGGTGACCTTGTGGTTATGGTTGGCTTTGGTGGCGGCCTAACATGGGGAGCCATTGCGCTTAGATGGGGCAAATAA
- a CDS encoding ComZ family protein — MEQHPKTLQFMQIAMNYLPEAKAQLDELGLELNPEQLQPMITLLTKVMAEAYELGKEEAQG; from the coding sequence ATGGAACAACATCCAAAGACATTACAATTTATGCAAATTGCCATGAATTACTTACCAGAAGCAAAAGCTCAACTAGATGAACTTGGATTAGAATTGAATCCTGAACAACTTCAACCAATGATTACATTACTAACAAAAGTAATGGCAGAAGCGTACGAGCTTGGCAAAGAAGAAGCGCAAGGGTAA
- a CDS encoding BMP family ABC transporter substrate-binding protein — protein sequence MYNKMGIILILIISFLAGCGQASPNEKFDKVGLLVPDTINDQVWGTKGYKGLLKIQSELNVDVFYKEGMNNELAVKQAVEEFAEKGVDLIFGHGNEYQPFFRALHEEYPDIHFVFFNGDAKGDNVTSLNFKSHAMGFFAGMVAAHMSNSDRIGIIAAFEWQPEVEGFYQGAKFENPDINVKIHYTQSWGDEKIAFQYLDELMNEQVDVVYPAGDGYNVPVIKRLKDNGLYAIGYISDQADLGQQTVLTSTVQHVDLLYLLVAERFQNGELESGNLSFDFDEGVIKLGKFSPLVDKEYQEQIQSHIETYKQTGKLPNE from the coding sequence ATGTACAACAAAATGGGAATCATTCTAATCCTCATTATTTCTTTCTTGGCAGGTTGTGGACAGGCCTCCCCGAATGAAAAGTTTGATAAAGTTGGATTGCTTGTCCCTGATACCATTAACGATCAAGTGTGGGGAACAAAAGGATACAAAGGATTGCTCAAAATACAATCAGAATTAAACGTGGATGTTTTTTATAAAGAAGGGATGAATAACGAGCTTGCTGTCAAACAAGCGGTTGAAGAATTTGCCGAAAAGGGTGTGGACTTAATTTTTGGTCATGGGAATGAGTATCAACCCTTTTTCCGAGCATTACATGAAGAATACCCGGACATACATTTCGTCTTTTTTAACGGAGATGCAAAAGGTGACAATGTGACAAGCTTGAATTTTAAGTCTCATGCGATGGGCTTTTTTGCCGGAATGGTGGCAGCTCATATGTCAAACAGCGACCGAATTGGAATTATTGCTGCGTTTGAATGGCAGCCAGAAGTGGAAGGTTTTTACCAAGGGGCGAAATTCGAAAACCCTGATATAAATGTAAAGATTCATTATACACAGTCTTGGGGAGACGAAAAAATCGCCTTTCAATACTTAGATGAACTGATGAACGAGCAAGTTGACGTTGTCTACCCAGCTGGTGATGGCTACAACGTACCGGTAATCAAGCGACTAAAAGATAACGGGTTATATGCCATCGGATATATTTCTGATCAAGCAGATTTAGGTCAACAGACGGTCCTTACAAGCACAGTCCAACACGTCGATTTGTTGTATTTATTAGTTGCAGAACGTTTTCAAAATGGTGAGTTAGAAAGTGGTAACTTATCCTTTGACTTTGATGAAGGTGTCATCAAACTTGGGAAATTCAGTCCACTAGTTGACAAAGAATACCAAGAACAAATACAATCACATATTGAAACGTACAAGCAAACAGGAAAATTACCGAACGAATAA
- a CDS encoding NAD-dependent epimerase/dehydratase family protein translates to MESVLIIGAQQFIGFHLCSHFLEEGYSVDGVFFEPSQPFYHKWVEEEMLWLGRNAQLSIWTKEDLMEKADVSTYDSIYFCHYDPHDPEWPKDWAQERTVLERVWNVLKEAACPVFLLSSINVFGLDQEKITDEVKPRPSTEKGDFYLQVEKWWTKHVVQSAKSVIVRIPTVFGPWQPPGQWMTDEILKQFTNEPIPTIEKEPIRDLLYIEDVMEAIMELSRDVSNSSSIVHFVSNQFLKKLPDSVSFRIKPIDLQLKNRLVIDQKKEWQQCYDEQRNFIQRFNPYLENSNK, encoded by the coding sequence TTGGAAAGTGTTTTAATTATTGGTGCACAACAATTCATTGGGTTTCATTTATGTAGTCACTTTTTAGAGGAAGGTTATTCTGTTGATGGGGTTTTCTTTGAACCTTCTCAGCCGTTTTACCATAAATGGGTCGAGGAAGAAATGTTATGGCTCGGACGAAACGCTCAATTATCGATATGGACGAAAGAAGATTTAATGGAAAAAGCTGATGTTTCAACATATGATTCCATTTATTTTTGTCATTACGATCCGCATGATCCAGAGTGGCCGAAAGATTGGGCACAAGAGCGAACGGTGTTGGAGAGGGTCTGGAATGTTTTAAAAGAAGCTGCTTGCCCCGTTTTCTTATTGTCATCTATTAATGTTTTCGGGCTCGACCAAGAGAAGATTACAGATGAAGTTAAACCTCGTCCATCGACCGAAAAAGGGGACTTTTACCTTCAAGTTGAAAAGTGGTGGACGAAACATGTAGTCCAATCGGCAAAATCCGTTATTGTTCGGATTCCGACTGTTTTTGGTCCATGGCAGCCACCGGGGCAATGGATGACAGATGAAATACTGAAGCAGTTCACAAATGAACCGATTCCAACGATAGAAAAAGAACCGATTCGCGATCTTCTTTACATTGAAGATGTGATGGAAGCGATAATGGAATTAAGTCGAGATGTGTCTAATTCTTCTTCAATTGTTCATTTTGTATCCAATCAGTTTTTAAAAAAATTGCCCGACTCCGTTTCATTTCGTATAAAACCAATCGACTTGCAACTAAAAAATCGACTCGTTATTGATCAAAAAAAAGAGTGGCAGCAATGTTATGATGAACAGCGAAATTTTATACAACGGTTCAATCCCTACTTGGAAAACTCGAATAAATAA
- a CDS encoding YjzD family protein produces the protein MKYVMTLFWAFLLVNMASYVVSSMIGATYEFGTSSVLAVVATVLIFIIGELLPNEPIEHH, from the coding sequence ATGAAATATGTCATGACGTTATTTTGGGCATTTTTATTAGTCAACATGGCAAGCTACGTTGTTTCTTCCATGATTGGCGCTACATATGAGTTCGGCACATCTTCAGTTCTTGCTGTCGTTGCAACCGTTCTCATTTTCATCATTGGAGAATTATTACCAAACGAACCAATTGAACATCATTAA
- a CDS encoding aldehyde dehydrogenase, which produces MDIPRIIQEQKQYFLSGETKPLSFRIHQLTKLKQAIQKYEHEILFALKKDLNKSEKDAYMTEIGVLLEEISFMIKHAKSWVKPERVKTPVTHFGSKSVIYKEPYGTVLIIAPWNYPFQLAISPLIGAIIAGNTAVIKPSELTPTVSKLLKRIVDETFPPTYITVVEGAVETSQALLKENFDYIFFTGSVPVGRIVMEAAAQNLTPVTLELGGKSPVIVDETANLDLAARRIVWGKFLNAGQTCIAPDYLFVHEKVKQPLLDKISDYIEKFYGKNPLENDDYTRIVSKRHFDRLVSFLSNGSVVIGGTYNEETLTIAPTILDHISWDDAVMEDEIFGPILPVLTFQQIDECIEAIRNRPKPLALYTFTANEAIQQRIIHETSFGGGAMNDTILHIATPYLPFGGVGNSGIGSYHGKKSFDTFTHHKSVLHQTTKFDLPVRYPDFKDGLKWIKRLMK; this is translated from the coding sequence ATGGACATTCCTCGCATTATACAAGAACAAAAACAATACTTCTTATCGGGTGAAACGAAACCATTATCGTTTCGAATCCATCAGTTAACAAAATTAAAACAAGCCATACAAAAATATGAACACGAAATCCTTTTTGCCTTAAAAAAAGATTTAAATAAATCGGAGAAAGACGCATACATGACAGAGATTGGGGTGCTGTTAGAGGAAATCTCCTTTATGATCAAGCACGCCAAATCATGGGTAAAACCTGAACGTGTCAAAACGCCTGTTACTCATTTCGGTTCCAAAAGCGTCATTTACAAAGAGCCATACGGAACGGTTTTAATCATCGCTCCATGGAACTATCCTTTCCAACTGGCAATTTCCCCTCTAATTGGAGCGATCATTGCAGGGAATACAGCGGTCATCAAGCCGTCTGAATTAACCCCCACCGTTTCAAAATTGCTAAAGAGAATTGTAGATGAAACCTTCCCCCCTACTTATATTACCGTTGTGGAAGGAGCAGTCGAAACTTCCCAAGCTCTGCTGAAAGAAAATTTTGATTACATTTTCTTTACAGGAAGTGTTCCAGTCGGACGAATTGTGATGGAAGCTGCCGCTCAAAACTTAACACCCGTTACACTAGAGCTTGGTGGGAAAAGCCCGGTAATTGTCGATGAAACTGCTAACCTCGACCTAGCAGCACGACGCATTGTATGGGGGAAATTTTTGAATGCCGGACAAACGTGTATTGCACCTGATTATCTATTCGTTCACGAGAAGGTTAAACAACCACTTTTAGATAAAATAAGTGATTATATTGAAAAGTTTTATGGAAAGAATCCGCTTGAAAACGATGATTATACGCGTATTGTTAGCAAGCGCCATTTCGATCGTCTCGTTTCCTTTTTATCAAATGGTTCCGTTGTCATCGGAGGAACTTATAACGAAGAAACGCTAACAATTGCCCCGACCATTCTCGATCATATTTCTTGGGACGATGCAGTTATGGAAGATGAAATTTTCGGACCGATTTTACCAGTTTTAACCTTCCAGCAAATTGATGAGTGTATCGAGGCCATTCGAAACAGACCGAAACCGCTTGCCCTCTATACATTCACAGCAAACGAAGCCATCCAACAACGGATTATTCATGAAACTTCCTTCGGGGGCGGTGCAATGAACGATACCATTCTTCACATCGCAACCCCTTATCTTCCATTTGGAGGAGTTGGGAATAGTGGCATTGGGTCGTATCATGGGAAGAAAAGCTTTGACACATTTACCCATCACAAAAGCGTCCTTCACCAAACGACGAAATTTGATTTACCAGTTCGTTACCCTGACTTTAAAGACGGATTAAAATGGATCAAGCGATTGATGAAGTAG